One region of Polaribacter pectinis genomic DNA includes:
- a CDS encoding ribonuclease H1 domain-containing protein produces the protein MSKKKFYVVWNGRKKGVFTSWNVCKKQIDGFEGAQYKSFADLDEAEIAFSKKYDDYKGKNTKKPTLSTTEKTKYGSPNLESISVDAACSGNPGKMEYRGVLTHNKQEIFRKGPYKKGTNNIGEFLALVHGIALLKSKNKGDLPIYSDSKIAMSWVKQKRCKTNIHFDASNKDLLELIKRAENWLKENTFKNPILKWETKAWGEIPADFGRK, from the coding sequence ATGAGTAAAAAAAAGTTTTATGTAGTTTGGAACGGACGTAAAAAAGGCGTTTTTACATCTTGGAACGTCTGTAAAAAACAAATTGATGGTTTTGAAGGTGCTCAATACAAATCTTTTGCAGATTTAGATGAAGCTGAAATTGCTTTTTCTAAAAAATATGATGATTATAAAGGTAAAAACACCAAAAAACCAACTTTATCTACCACTGAAAAAACCAAATATGGTTCACCCAATTTAGAAAGTATTTCTGTGGATGCTGCTTGTTCTGGAAATCCTGGAAAAATGGAATATAGAGGTGTTCTTACTCATAATAAACAAGAAATTTTCAGAAAAGGACCTTACAAAAAAGGGACTAATAATATTGGCGAATTTTTAGCTTTAGTGCACGGAATAGCACTTTTAAAGAGTAAAAATAAAGGAGATTTACCTATTTATTCAGATTCTAAAATTGCCATGAGTTGGGTAAAACAAAAACGTTGTAAAACAAATATTCATTTTGATGCTTCTAATAAAGACCTTTTAGAGTTGATAAAAAGAGCCGAAAACTGGCTAAAAGAAAATACGTTTAAAAACCCAATTTTAAAATGGGAAACAAAAGCTTGGGGAGAAATTCCTGCTGATTTTGGAAGAAAATAA
- a CDS encoding succinate dehydrogenase cytochrome b subunit yields MSGFFKSSIGRKVAMALSAFFLMFFLLQHLAINILSVFSPDTFNEVSHFMGTNPLVQFALQPVLIFAVVFHFVMGFILELKNSRARNVSYAKNNGAANSSWVSRNMIWTGITILAFIILHFIDFWFPEINTKFIQGDWSGTIAGVDGFRYYEELVHKFVSPLRVGAYVVAFVFLGMHLAHGFTSAFQSVGAASLRKKLDNLGKAYAIIVPAGFIFIALYHHFNH; encoded by the coding sequence ATGAGCGGATTTTTCAAATCTTCAATTGGAAGAAAAGTAGCAATGGCGCTTTCAGCGTTCTTTCTGATGTTCTTCTTACTTCAGCATTTAGCAATTAATATTTTATCGGTTTTTAGCCCAGATACTTTTAATGAAGTTTCGCATTTTATGGGAACAAATCCTTTGGTACAATTTGCATTACAACCTGTTTTGATTTTTGCGGTTGTTTTTCACTTTGTAATGGGTTTCATTTTAGAATTGAAAAATTCTAGAGCAAGAAATGTTTCTTATGCAAAAAATAACGGCGCTGCTAATTCATCTTGGGTGAGCAGAAACATGATTTGGACCGGAATTACAATTTTGGCTTTTATCATTTTACATTTTATCGATTTTTGGTTTCCAGAAATCAACACAAAATTTATACAAGGCGATTGGTCTGGAACCATTGCTGGCGTAGATGGTTTTCGTTATTATGAAGAATTGGTTCATAAATTCGTTAGCCCACTTAGAGTTGGAGCGTATGTTGTTGCATTTGTCTTTTTAGGTATGCATTTAGCACATGGTTTTACTTCGGCATTTCAATCTGTAGGAGCAGCTTCATTAAGAAAAAAATTAGATAATTTAGGTAAAGCATATGCAATTATAGTTCCAGCAGGATTTATTTTTATTGCTTTATATCATCACTTTAACCATTAA
- a CDS encoding DUF6973 domain-containing protein produces the protein MKKTFLILFILCTSQLFSQSDLQNFFKLSGPIKTWVLFHPFKAKKSLKISNETNKVADSIRKTNLLDGDAAGGQVDAFRHAYWMARLRQEMGKRSARSLGKAHEKDNYLTYKKRKLEDGVVPDEISSEMDLHNNDEGLKLIKRRSKTSRESLIYKIVNAIKEGKMKIIKKDKKGNFLTCDGKIIPKESLKGKWKNNKCLVNSDK, from the coding sequence ATGAAAAAAACATTTCTTATACTTTTTATTTTATGCACTAGTCAGTTGTTCTCTCAATCTGATTTGCAAAATTTCTTTAAACTTTCAGGACCAATTAAAACTTGGGTACTTTTTCATCCCTTTAAAGCAAAGAAATCTTTAAAAATTTCTAACGAGACAAATAAAGTTGCAGATTCTATTAGAAAGACAAATTTGTTAGATGGAGATGCTGCTGGAGGACAAGTTGATGCGTTCAGGCATGCATATTGGATGGCTCGTTTGCGTCAAGAAATGGGTAAACGTTCTGCGCGTTCTTTAGGAAAAGCACATGAAAAAGATAATTACCTAACTTATAAAAAAAGAAAATTAGAAGATGGAGTTGTGCCTGACGAAATTTCATCAGAAATGGATTTACATAATAATGACGAAGGCTTAAAGTTGATAAAAAGAAGAAGTAAAACCTCAAGAGAAAGTTTAATTTATAAAATAGTTAATGCTATTAAAGAAGGTAAAATGAAGATCATAAAAAAAGATAAAAAAGGTAATTTTTTAACTTGTGACGGAAAAATTATACCTAAAGAATCTTTAAAAGGCAAATGGAAAAACAATAAATGCTTGGTTAATTCAGATAAGTAA
- a CDS encoding acyl carrier protein: MTKEEIISKLTTIVKPYVQNEEGFKNMSEETDFINDLEINSANLVDIILDVEDEFKIEIDNDSMEKMLSVKATVEIIQEKMNA; the protein is encoded by the coding sequence ATGACTAAAGAAGAAATAATAAGTAAATTAACTACAATTGTAAAACCTTATGTTCAGAATGAAGAAGGTTTTAAAAACATGTCTGAAGAAACAGATTTTATTAATGATTTAGAGATAAATTCTGCAAATTTAGTGGATATTATTTTAGATGTAGAAGACGAATTTAAGATAGAAATAGACAACGATTCTATGGAGAAAATGTTGTCTGTAAAAGCAACTGTAGAAATTATTCAAGAAAAAATGAATGCCTAA
- a CDS encoding 3-hydroxyacyl-ACP dehydratase FabZ family protein, with the protein MKSSEIINLLPYQKPFLFVDEITDISENGVTGNYIFQQNEFFYEGHFKDNPITPGVILTETMAQIGVVCLGVFLLKNEFSSDKKPQIALTSNNIDFFLPVFPNEKITVISTKEYFRFNKLKCSVKMMNSKNELVCRGTISGMIIAK; encoded by the coding sequence ATGAAATCATCAGAAATTATAAACCTTTTACCATATCAAAAACCTTTTTTGTTTGTTGATGAAATTACTGATATTTCAGAAAACGGAGTTACCGGAAACTACATATTTCAACAAAACGAATTCTTTTACGAAGGTCATTTTAAAGACAATCCAATTACTCCAGGTGTTATTTTAACCGAAACCATGGCACAAATTGGCGTGGTTTGTTTGGGTGTTTTTTTATTGAAAAATGAATTTTCTTCGGATAAAAAACCACAGATAGCATTAACTTCAAACAATATAGATTTCTTTTTACCAGTTTTTCCAAACGAAAAAATTACTGTAATTTCAACAAAAGAATATTTTCGATTTAATAAATTAAAATGTTCTGTAAAAATGATGAATTCTAAAAATGAACTCGTTTGTAGAGGAACAATTTCTGGAATGATAATCGCAAAATAA
- a CDS encoding succinate dehydrogenase/fumarate reductase iron-sulfur subunit: MNLTLKIWRQKDASSKGQMVDYKVTEISEHMSFLEMMDVLNEQLVNSGEEPVAFDHDCREGICGMCSMYINGEAHGPDRGVTTCQLHMRMFKDGDTITIEPFRAAAFPVLKDLVVDRGSFDRIQHAGGYISVNTSGNTQDANSIPISKHAADEAMDAATCIGCGACVATCKNSSAMLFVGAKVSQYALLPQGQVEAADRVRNMVAQMDLEGFGNCTNTGACEVECPKGISLENIARMNRELMKASV, encoded by the coding sequence ATGAATTTAACTTTAAAAATTTGGAGACAAAAGGACGCAAGTTCAAAAGGTCAGATGGTTGATTATAAGGTGACTGAAATTTCAGAACATATGTCTTTTTTAGAAATGATGGATGTTTTAAATGAACAGTTAGTAAATTCTGGTGAAGAGCCAGTTGCTTTCGATCACGATTGTAGAGAAGGAATTTGCGGAATGTGTTCTATGTACATTAATGGAGAAGCACATGGGCCAGACAGAGGCGTAACCACTTGTCAATTGCACATGAGAATGTTTAAAGATGGTGATACAATAACAATCGAACCATTTAGAGCAGCTGCTTTTCCTGTATTAAAAGATTTAGTAGTAGATAGAGGTTCTTTTGATAGAATACAACATGCAGGTGGTTATATTTCTGTAAATACCTCTGGAAACACACAAGACGCAAACTCAATTCCTATTTCTAAACACGCTGCAGATGAAGCAATGGATGCTGCAACTTGTATTGGATGTGGAGCTTGTGTTGCAACGTGTAAAAACAGTTCTGCAATGCTATTTGTGGGTGCAAAAGTATCTCAATATGCTTTATTACCACAAGGACAAGTAGAAGCTGCAGACAGAGTTAGAAACATGGTTGCACAGATGGATTTAGAAGGTTTTGGAAACTGTACAAATACAGGTGCATGTGAAGTAGAATGTCCAAAAGGAATTTCTTTAGAAAACATCGCAAGAATGAACAGAGAGTTAATGAAAGCTTCAGTTTAA
- a CDS encoding GreA/GreB family elongation factor: protein MNLKEELFKQCEAFVDKRLQNVEEVISSNQKALQSETKSSAGDKHETGRAMLQLEMEKAGQQLAGISQMKEILNRIDVSNPEISGLKKAHLGSIIFTEKANYFLSISAGNLTVGSKGFFAISVSSPIGKLLLGKQENDEFVFNNSTIKILKIN from the coding sequence ATGAATTTAAAAGAAGAACTTTTTAAGCAATGTGAAGCTTTTGTGGACAAGCGTTTACAGAATGTAGAAGAGGTAATTTCTTCTAACCAGAAAGCATTACAATCTGAAACGAAAAGTTCTGCTGGCGACAAACACGAAACAGGTAGAGCAATGTTACAGTTAGAAATGGAAAAAGCAGGTCAACAATTGGCAGGAATTTCTCAAATGAAAGAAATTTTAAATAGAATTGATGTTTCAAATCCCGAAATTTCGGGACTAAAAAAAGCACATTTAGGTAGCATTATTTTCACAGAAAAAGCCAATTATTTTCTATCAATTTCTGCAGGCAATTTAACAGTGGGTAGTAAAGGTTTTTTTGCTATTTCAGTTTCATCTCCAATTGGAAAACTTTTGTTAGGTAAGCAAGAAAATGATGAGTTTGTTTTTAATAATTCAACAATCAAAATTTTAAAAATCAATTAA
- a CDS encoding 4'-phosphopantetheinyl transferase family protein: MPNIGNDIVDLKFAKTESNWQRKGFLEKQFTKKEQEIILNASDSFLQVWQFWSMKESAYKCFTQQVEKRFFAPKKFECSITSKEEGIVVFEDLKFYTTTVINTSYIHTIAKSYQEKIEIFSSIGSSKNVDNDIKLKLAEKTGIPSEEIEKRKTTIGAPIYYHKEKKLTKSCSISHHGNYGAFAFTL; this comes from the coding sequence ATGCCTAATATTGGTAACGATATTGTAGATTTAAAATTCGCTAAAACCGAAAGTAATTGGCAACGAAAAGGGTTTTTAGAAAAGCAATTCACAAAAAAAGAACAAGAGATTATTTTAAATGCCAGTGATTCTTTTTTACAAGTTTGGCAATTTTGGTCCATGAAAGAATCTGCTTATAAATGCTTTACTCAACAAGTTGAAAAACGTTTTTTTGCGCCTAAAAAATTTGAATGTTCTATAACTTCCAAAGAGGAAGGAATTGTAGTTTTTGAAGATTTAAAATTTTATACAACAACAGTTATTAATACATCTTATATTCATACAATTGCAAAGAGTTATCAAGAAAAAATAGAAATATTTTCAAGTATTGGTTCATCAAAAAATGTTGATAATGACATCAAATTAAAACTTGCTGAAAAAACCGGAATTCCATCAGAAGAAATAGAAAAAAGAAAAACTACAATTGGAGCTCCAATATATTATCATAAAGAAAAAAAACTAACAAAATCATGCTCAATTTCTCATCATGGAAATTATGGAGCTTTTGCATTTACTTTATAG
- a CDS encoding beta-ketoacyl-[acyl-carrier-protein] synthase family protein, translating into MSKRVVITGLGVVAPNGVGLTEFTKAIKSGKSGITFHQNLKDKGFSCCIGGIPEVSEEKISEYLSPLQLRGFNSTSILYGVMAGIDAWKDAGFSVDENSKLDYDSGIIFGTGTSGIEKFREAIYKIDDQNVRRLGSTSVVQTMASGISAYLGGILGFGNQVTTNSSACTTGTEALLMGFERIKNGKAKRMLVGSSSDSSLYTWGGFDAMRVMTYKHNESPEKGSRPMSETASGFVPGSGGGTLVLESLESALERNATIYAEVLGGNINSGGQRNGGTLTAPNAEAVQKCITNAIADANISADEIDVINGHLTATSKDDLEIENWTKALNRKGTDFPYINSLKSMVGHCLSASGAIESVASVLEIKEQFIFPNINCEDIHPEILDLITEAKIPSKTIEKNINILAKASFGFGDVNACVIFKKYSK; encoded by the coding sequence ATGAGTAAAAGAGTTGTAATTACTGGTTTAGGAGTTGTTGCGCCAAATGGTGTTGGGTTAACTGAATTCACAAAAGCCATAAAATCTGGAAAATCAGGAATTACCTTTCATCAGAATTTAAAAGACAAAGGATTTTCTTGTTGTATTGGTGGAATTCCAGAAGTTTCTGAAGAAAAAATAAGCGAATATTTATCGCCTTTACAATTGCGTGGTTTTAATTCAACCTCTATTTTATATGGAGTGATGGCAGGAATTGATGCATGGAAAGACGCTGGTTTTTCTGTTGATGAAAATTCAAAATTAGATTACGATTCCGGAATTATTTTTGGAACAGGAACATCAGGAATTGAGAAATTTAGAGAAGCAATTTATAAAATTGATGATCAAAATGTAAGACGTTTAGGAAGTACTTCTGTGGTACAAACCATGGCAAGTGGAATTTCTGCATATTTAGGTGGAATTCTTGGTTTCGGAAATCAGGTAACCACAAATTCATCTGCTTGTACGACAGGAACAGAAGCATTATTAATGGGTTTTGAGCGCATTAAAAATGGCAAAGCAAAACGAATGTTAGTAGGAAGTTCAAGTGACAGTAGTTTGTATACTTGGGGAGGTTTTGATGCAATGAGAGTAATGACCTACAAACACAATGAAAGTCCAGAAAAAGGCTCGAGACCAATGAGTGAAACAGCTTCAGGATTTGTTCCAGGAAGTGGAGGAGGTACTTTGGTTTTAGAATCTTTAGAAAGTGCTTTAGAAAGAAATGCAACCATTTATGCAGAGGTTTTAGGTGGAAATATAAATTCTGGCGGACAAAGAAATGGTGGAACTTTAACTGCGCCAAATGCAGAGGCTGTTCAGAAATGTATTACGAATGCAATTGCAGATGCAAATATTTCTGCAGATGAAATTGATGTAATAAACGGTCATTTAACAGCAACTTCTAAAGACGATTTAGAAATAGAAAATTGGACAAAAGCTTTAAATAGAAAAGGAACTGATTTTCCATATATAAATTCATTAAAATCGATGGTTGGACATTGTTTGTCTGCTTCTGGCGCAATTGAATCTGTGGCTTCAGTTTTAGAAATAAAAGAGCAGTTTATTTTTCCGAATATTAATTGTGAAGATATTCATCCAGAGATTTTAGATTTGATTACTGAAGCTAAAATTCCATCTAAAACTATTGAAAAAAACATAAATATTTTAGCAAAAGCAAGTTTTGGTTTTGGTGATGTAAATGCTTGTGTTATCTTTAAAAAATATTCAAAATAA
- a CDS encoding fumarate reductase/succinate dehydrogenase flavoprotein subunit: protein MALDSKVPKGPIKDKWTDYKNHIDLVNPANKRHIDVIVVGTGLAGGSASATLAELGYNVKAFAYQDSPRRAHSIAAQGGINAAKNYQGDGDSTYRLFYDTVKGGDYRSREANVYRLAEVSANIIDQCVAQGVPFARDYGGLLDNRSFGGVLVSRTFYAKGQTGQQLLLGAYSAMNRQIARGKIEMFNRHEMLDVVVVDGKARGIIARNLITGEIERHSAHAVVIASGGYGNVYFLSTNAMGSNVTAGWKIHKKGAHFANPCYTQIHPTCIPRSGDYQSKLTLMSESLRNDGRIWVPKKMEDVMAIREGRKKPTDLSEEERDYYLERRYPAFGNLVPRDVASRAAKERCDAGFGVNATGEAVYLDFKSAITRYGIEQAKIHNIKNPSDAKIYELGQAIVEAKYGNLFQMYEKIVDQDPYKTPMMIYPAVHYTMGGVWVDYNLMTTIPGCYCIGEANFSDHGANRLGASALMQGLADGYFVLPYTIGDYLSGDIRTGKISTDTPEFEAAEKEVSERINFFVNNKGTKSVDYFHKKLGKVMWDKAGMSRNATGLKEAMAEIKAIREEFWKEVSVPGTANEMNPELEKAGRVADFLELGELFAKDALMREESCGGHFREESAELDGPQKGEAKRNDEDFAFVAAWEYKGEPADAVLHKEELEFNDIELKQRSYK from the coding sequence ATGGCTTTAGATTCAAAAGTACCAAAGGGTCCAATTAAAGATAAATGGACAGATTATAAAAATCATATAGATTTGGTAAATCCTGCCAACAAACGTCATATAGATGTTATTGTTGTAGGTACAGGTTTAGCAGGTGGTTCTGCTTCTGCAACTTTAGCAGAATTAGGCTACAATGTAAAAGCATTTGCTTATCAAGATTCTCCAAGAAGAGCGCATTCAATTGCAGCGCAAGGAGGAATTAATGCAGCAAAAAACTATCAAGGAGATGGAGATTCTACATACAGACTGTTTTACGACACTGTAAAAGGTGGAGATTATCGTTCTCGTGAAGCAAACGTTTATCGTTTGGCAGAGGTTTCTGCAAACATTATAGACCAATGTGTGGCGCAAGGAGTTCCTTTTGCACGTGATTATGGTGGTTTATTAGATAATCGTTCATTTGGTGGAGTTTTAGTTTCTAGAACTTTTTATGCAAAAGGGCAAACTGGTCAGCAATTATTATTAGGTGCATACTCTGCAATGAACAGACAAATTGCTCGTGGAAAGATTGAAATGTTCAATCGTCATGAAATGTTAGATGTTGTAGTTGTAGATGGAAAAGCAAGAGGAATTATTGCAAGAAATTTAATTACAGGAGAAATTGAAAGACATTCTGCACACGCAGTTGTTATTGCTTCTGGAGGTTATGGAAATGTATATTTCTTATCTACAAACGCAATGGGTTCTAATGTAACTGCTGGATGGAAAATCCACAAAAAAGGAGCGCATTTTGCAAATCCTTGTTACACGCAAATTCACCCAACTTGTATTCCACGTTCTGGGGATTATCAATCTAAATTAACATTAATGTCCGAGTCTTTAAGAAATGACGGACGAATTTGGGTTCCAAAGAAAATGGAAGATGTAATGGCAATTAGAGAAGGTCGTAAAAAACCTACTGATTTGTCTGAAGAAGAAAGAGATTATTATTTAGAAAGAAGATATCCTGCATTTGGTAACTTGGTTCCACGTGATGTTGCATCTAGAGCAGCAAAAGAACGTTGTGATGCTGGTTTTGGAGTAAATGCAACAGGAGAAGCTGTGTATTTAGATTTTAAATCTGCAATTACAAGATATGGAATTGAGCAAGCGAAGATTCATAATATTAAGAATCCTTCTGATGCAAAAATATACGAATTAGGGCAAGCAATTGTTGAAGCGAAATATGGAAACTTATTCCAGATGTACGAGAAAATTGTAGATCAAGATCCATATAAAACACCAATGATGATTTATCCAGCAGTTCACTACACAATGGGTGGTGTTTGGGTAGATTATAATTTAATGACTACTATTCCTGGATGTTACTGTATTGGAGAAGCAAATTTCTCTGATCATGGAGCAAACAGATTAGGAGCCTCTGCATTAATGCAAGGTTTAGCAGATGGTTATTTTGTTTTACCTTATACTATTGGAGATTATTTATCTGGTGATATTAGAACTGGAAAAATTTCTACAGATACTCCTGAATTTGAAGCTGCTGAAAAAGAAGTTTCAGAAAGAATTAATTTCTTCGTGAATAATAAAGGAACAAAATCCGTAGATTATTTCCATAAGAAATTAGGAAAAGTAATGTGGGATAAAGCAGGAATGTCTCGAAATGCAACTGGCCTAAAAGAAGCAATGGCAGAAATTAAAGCAATTCGCGAAGAGTTTTGGAAAGAAGTTTCTGTTCCTGGAACTGCTAATGAAATGAATCCTGAATTAGAAAAAGCAGGACGTGTAGCAGATTTCTTGGAGTTAGGAGAATTGTTCGCAAAAGATGCTTTAATGAGAGAAGAATCTTGTGGAGGTCACTTTAGAGAAGAATCTGCAGAATTAGATGGTCCTCAAAAAGGAGAAGCAAAACGTAATGATGAAGATTTTGCATTTGTTGCTGCTTGGGAATATAAAGGAGAACCTGCAGACGCAGTTTTACATAAAGAAGAATTAGAGTTTAACGATATTGAATTAAAACAACGTTCATATAAATAA